In a single window of the Halobaculum lipolyticum genome:
- a CDS encoding ABC transporter ATP-binding protein yields the protein MSADTDSTTDDSTDTGADADADGVAAAAQGARDTENHPLVVENLRKTFGGITAVDGASFSVAEGSLTGLIGPNGAGKSTTFNCITGVHTPTSGSVRFRGNDITGMAPHEIARQGLVRTFQIARELPDMTVLENMMLAPQAQAGERLSYSLLPGLRDQVVAQEEELLDRAWQQLEFFEIDHLAEEYAGTLSGGQRKLLEMARALMTDPDMVLLDEPLAGVNPTLEEKLLDRIHELREMGNTFLFVEHDMDVIMDNCEHVIVMHQGQVLAEGTPEQVTSDDRVVEAYLGGDV from the coding sequence ATGAGCGCCGACACCGACTCCACGACCGACGACAGCACCGACACCGGCGCCGACGCCGACGCCGACGGGGTCGCGGCGGCCGCACAGGGCGCCCGCGACACCGAGAACCACCCGCTCGTCGTCGAGAACCTGCGCAAGACGTTCGGCGGCATCACCGCCGTCGACGGGGCGAGCTTCTCCGTCGCGGAGGGGTCGCTCACGGGACTGATCGGTCCCAACGGCGCCGGCAAGTCGACGACGTTCAACTGCATCACCGGCGTCCACACGCCGACCTCCGGCTCGGTCCGGTTCCGCGGCAACGACATCACGGGGATGGCGCCCCACGAGATCGCACGACAGGGGCTCGTCCGGACGTTCCAGATCGCCCGCGAACTGCCCGACATGACCGTGTTGGAGAACATGATGCTCGCGCCGCAAGCGCAGGCGGGCGAGCGGCTCAGCTACTCGCTGTTGCCCGGCCTGCGCGACCAGGTGGTCGCACAGGAGGAGGAACTGCTCGACCGCGCGTGGCAACAGTTGGAGTTCTTCGAGATCGACCACCTCGCTGAGGAGTACGCGGGGACGCTGTCGGGCGGCCAGCGCAAGCTGCTGGAGATGGCACGCGCGCTGATGACCGACCCGGACATGGTCCTGCTCGACGAGCCGCTCGCCGGGGTGAACCCGACGCTGGAGGAGAAACTGCTCGACCGCATCCACGAACTCCGCGAGATGGGGAACACGTTCCTCTTCGTGGAACACGACATGGACGTCATCATGGACAACTGCGAACACGTCATCGTCATGCACCAAGGGCAGGTGCTCGCCGAGGGCACGCCCGAACAGGTGACCAGCGACGACCGCGTCGTCGAGGCGTACCTCGGGGGTGACGTATGA
- a CDS encoding ABC transporter ATP-binding protein has translation MSSEGEQVDAAESATETERSAGATRAAAATLPEDSLLQVRDLDAGYGDLQILTDVDMDVGDGEYVTIVGPNGAGKSTVMKSVFGLTSYMGGTIEFAGESIHGRSPDEIIHEGIGYVPQNDNVFESLTVRENLEMGAYILDEVPEDQIEWVYERFPILRERSDQRAGTMSGGQRQMLAMGRALMLDPDLLLLDEPSAGLAPDLVQEMFDRIDRINDDGTAILMVEQNAKQALRRCDRGYVLVNGENAYVDTGEALLHDEQVRKDFLGG, from the coding sequence ATGAGTAGCGAGGGCGAGCAGGTCGACGCCGCCGAGTCCGCGACCGAGACCGAGCGGTCGGCCGGCGCGACCCGCGCCGCCGCCGCGACGCTGCCGGAGGACAGCCTCCTGCAGGTGCGGGATCTGGACGCCGGCTACGGCGACCTCCAGATCCTCACCGACGTCGACATGGACGTCGGCGACGGCGAGTACGTCACCATCGTCGGCCCGAACGGCGCCGGCAAGTCGACGGTGATGAAGTCCGTGTTCGGACTCACCAGCTACATGGGCGGCACCATCGAGTTCGCCGGCGAGTCGATCCACGGCCGGTCGCCCGACGAGATCATCCACGAGGGGATCGGCTACGTCCCGCAGAACGACAACGTGTTCGAGAGCCTCACCGTCCGGGAGAACCTCGAGATGGGCGCGTACATCCTCGACGAGGTCCCCGAGGACCAGATCGAGTGGGTGTACGAGCGGTTCCCGATCCTCCGGGAGCGCTCGGACCAGCGCGCCGGCACGATGTCCGGCGGCCAGCGCCAGATGCTCGCGATGGGTCGCGCGCTGATGCTCGACCCCGACCTCCTCTTACTCGACGAGCCGTCGGCCGGTCTCGCGCCGGACCTGGTGCAGGAGATGTTCGACCGCATCGACCGTATCAACGACGACGGCACCGCGATCCTGATGGTCGAGCAGAACGCCAAGCAGGCGCTGCGCCGCTGTGACCGCGGCTACGTGCTCGTCAACGGCGAGAACGCCTACGTCGACACCGGCGAGGCGCTGTTGCACGACGAGCAGGTCCGCAAGGACTTCCTCGGCGGGTAG
- a CDS encoding VOC family protein — translation MDPRISIVTLGVADLAAATAFYEDGLGLPRHEFDGDIAFFALAGTWLALYPREALAADAGVGPDGSGFAGVTLAHNVDDEERVDAVLAEAERAGATIVKPAARADWGGYSGYFADPDGHLWEVAHAPGFSPGP, via the coding sequence ATGGATCCGAGGATCAGCATCGTCACGCTCGGCGTCGCAGACCTCGCGGCCGCGACCGCGTTCTACGAAGACGGACTCGGTCTCCCGCGCCACGAGTTCGACGGCGACATCGCCTTCTTCGCCCTCGCGGGCACGTGGCTCGCGCTGTACCCGCGCGAGGCGCTGGCCGCGGACGCCGGCGTCGGCCCCGACGGCTCGGGGTTCGCGGGCGTCACGCTCGCCCACAACGTCGACGACGAGGAGCGCGTCGACGCCGTGCTCGCCGAGGCGGAGCGGGCGGGCGCTACGATCGTCAAGCCCGCGGCGCGCGCCGACTGGGGCGGCTACTCCGGCTACTTCGCCGACCCGGACGGTCACCTGTGGGAGGTCGCACACGCGCCGGGGTTCTCGCCCGGACCGTGA
- a CDS encoding TrmB family transcriptional regulator, translated as MATTQADAVEADAETPMAEVPTTVDSPRAKLVYLYLATHGAVCEDDLCEGLAMKRISLYSILKTLREGGHVRKADGRYALA; from the coding sequence ATGGCTACTACGCAAGCGGACGCGGTCGAGGCGGACGCGGAGACGCCGATGGCGGAGGTTCCGACGACGGTCGACTCGCCGCGGGCGAAACTGGTGTACCTCTATCTGGCGACCCACGGCGCGGTGTGCGAGGACGACCTCTGTGAGGGACTGGCGATGAAACGCATCTCCCTGTACTCCATCCTGAAGACGCTGCGCGAGGGCGGGCACGTCCGGAAAGCCGACGGCCGCTACGCGCTGGCGTAA
- a CDS encoding FAD-binding protein, which produces MYEHDVIVVGAGGAGLRAAIAAQEEGADVAIVSKLHPVRSHTGAAEGGINAALREGDSWQDHAYDTMKGSDYLGDAPAIETLCKDSPKEVIQLEHWGMAFSREDDGRVSQRPFGGLSFPRTTYAGAETGHQLLHTMYEQLVKRGITVYDEWYVSDLAVTDEERPEDRTCHGVVAYDIQSGELSGFRAKEGVILATGGLGQVFDHTTNAVSNTGDGVAMAYRAGVPIEDMEFIQFHPTSLPSTGVLISEGVRGEGGILYNEEGERFMFEYGYASNDGELASRDVVARAELNEVGEGRGIDDEYVHLDMRHLGDERITDRLENILHLAKDFEGVDGLEEPMPVKPGQHYAMGGIETDENGETCVGGLYAAGECACASVHGSNRLGGNALPELIVFGKRAGQHAAGKDLGTAKIETGQEGEYELGEVDTPVQPGEVEPAGDAVADGGVAADTGSLSGHDVVEHAVTRERERVQALMDRDEGVQHAEIRSDVQESMTDNVNVFREEEGLKEALEDIAEARERYRDVFVKDPSRTFNTDLIQTIETRNLLDVAEAITLGALAREEFRGAHWRAEAQERKDDEWLKHTMLSWNDGTPELWYKPVILEGEDKKYEPKIRSY; this is translated from the coding sequence ATGTACGAACACGACGTAATCGTGGTCGGCGCCGGCGGCGCGGGACTCCGCGCGGCCATCGCCGCCCAGGAAGAGGGCGCGGACGTTGCGATCGTCTCGAAGCTGCACCCGGTGCGGAGCCACACGGGCGCGGCCGAAGGCGGGATCAACGCCGCCCTGCGCGAGGGCGACTCGTGGCAGGACCACGCCTACGACACGATGAAGGGGTCGGACTACCTCGGCGACGCCCCGGCCATCGAGACGCTCTGTAAGGACTCCCCGAAGGAGGTCATCCAGCTGGAACACTGGGGCATGGCGTTCTCCCGCGAGGACGACGGGCGCGTCTCCCAGCGCCCGTTCGGCGGCCTCTCGTTCCCGCGGACGACGTACGCGGGCGCCGAGACGGGCCACCAGCTGCTCCACACGATGTACGAACAGCTCGTCAAGCGCGGCATCACCGTGTACGACGAGTGGTACGTCTCGGATCTGGCCGTCACCGACGAGGAGCGCCCCGAGGACCGCACCTGCCACGGCGTCGTCGCCTACGACATCCAGAGCGGCGAGCTGTCGGGCTTCCGCGCGAAGGAGGGCGTCATCCTCGCGACCGGCGGCCTCGGCCAGGTGTTCGACCACACCACCAACGCCGTCTCCAACACCGGCGACGGCGTCGCGATGGCGTACCGCGCGGGCGTCCCGATCGAGGACATGGAGTTCATCCAGTTCCACCCGACGAGCCTGCCCAGCACGGGCGTGCTCATCTCCGAAGGTGTCCGCGGCGAGGGCGGCATCCTCTACAACGAGGAGGGGGAGCGGTTCATGTTCGAGTACGGCTACGCCAGCAACGACGGCGAACTCGCATCCCGCGACGTCGTCGCGCGTGCAGAACTGAACGAGGTGGGCGAGGGGCGCGGCATCGACGACGAGTACGTCCACCTCGACATGCGCCACCTCGGCGACGAGCGTATCACCGACCGGCTGGAGAACATCCTCCACCTCGCGAAGGACTTCGAGGGCGTCGACGGGCTGGAGGAGCCGATGCCCGTCAAGCCCGGGCAACACTACGCGATGGGCGGCATCGAGACCGACGAGAACGGCGAGACGTGCGTCGGCGGCCTGTACGCCGCCGGGGAGTGCGCCTGCGCGTCCGTCCACGGGTCGAACCGCCTGGGCGGCAACGCCCTGCCCGAACTCATCGTCTTCGGGAAGCGTGCCGGCCAGCACGCCGCCGGGAAGGACCTCGGCACCGCGAAGATCGAGACCGGTCAGGAGGGCGAGTACGAACTGGGCGAGGTCGACACGCCCGTCCAGCCCGGCGAGGTCGAGCCGGCCGGCGACGCGGTCGCCGACGGCGGCGTCGCCGCCGACACCGGCTCGCTGTCGGGCCACGACGTCGTCGAGCACGCCGTCACGCGCGAGCGCGAACGCGTGCAGGCGCTGATGGACCGCGACGAGGGCGTCCAGCACGCCGAGATCCGCTCGGACGTCCAGGAGTCGATGACGGACAACGTGAACGTGTTCCGCGAGGAGGAGGGACTCAAGGAGGCGCTGGAGGACATCGCGGAGGCGCGCGAGCGCTACCGCGACGTGTTCGTGAAGGACCCCTCGCGCACGTTCAACACGGACCTCATCCAGACCATCGAGACGCGCAACCTCCTCGACGTCGCGGAGGCGATCACCCTCGGCGCGCTCGCGCGCGAGGAGTTCCGCGGCGCCCACTGGCGCGCGGAGGCCCAGGAGCGCAAAGACGACGAGTGGCTCAAGCACACGATGCTGTCGTGGAACGACGGCACGCCCGAACTCTGGTACAAGCCGGTCATCCTCGAGGGCGAGGACAAGAAGTACGAGCCGAAGATCCGCTCGTACTGA
- a CDS encoding succinate dehydrogenase/fumarate reductase iron-sulfur subunit gives MSTQVPETETETEAETEVEHGEPLPAAQEDRMRKKSEGRAEREERAREEAAERAEAEEDRVLLKVFRFDPEVEGKQEPRFDDFHVPYEKGMTVLDALIYARDTFDSSLTFRHSCRQAICGSDALFVNGSQRLGCKTQLSDLEEPVRVEPLPHADVEKDLVVDMDHFYDQMESVEPYFDADELPDGELEEQRQTRENREKVKMSTRCIWCGACMSSCNIAAGNNEYLGPAAINKAYRFAMDEREGEDRKQHRLNILEQENGVWRCQTQFSCTEVCPKDIPLTEHIQELKREAVKSNLKFW, from the coding sequence ATGAGCACGCAAGTTCCAGAGACCGAGACGGAGACCGAGGCGGAGACCGAAGTCGAGCACGGGGAGCCGCTCCCGGCGGCACAGGAGGACCGGATGCGGAAGAAGTCGGAGGGCCGCGCCGAGCGCGAGGAGCGCGCACGGGAGGAAGCCGCCGAGCGCGCCGAGGCCGAGGAGGACCGCGTCCTCCTCAAGGTGTTCCGCTTCGACCCCGAAGTCGAGGGGAAACAGGAGCCGCGCTTCGACGACTTCCACGTCCCCTACGAGAAGGGGATGACCGTCCTCGACGCGCTCATCTACGCCCGCGACACGTTCGACTCCTCGCTCACGTTCCGGCACTCCTGCCGGCAGGCGATCTGTGGGTCGGACGCGCTGTTCGTCAACGGCTCCCAACGCCTCGGCTGCAAGACGCAGCTGTCCGACCTCGAGGAGCCGGTGCGCGTGGAGCCGCTCCCGCACGCCGACGTCGAGAAGGACCTGGTCGTCGACATGGACCACTTCTACGACCAGATGGAGTCGGTGGAGCCGTACTTCGACGCCGACGAACTGCCCGACGGCGAACTCGAAGAGCAGCGCCAGACGCGGGAGAACCGCGAGAAGGTGAAGATGTCCACGCGCTGTATCTGGTGTGGCGCCTGTATGTCCTCGTGCAACATCGCCGCCGGCAACAACGAGTACCTCGGCCCGGCCGCGATCAACAAGGCGTACCGCTTCGCCATGGACGAGCGCGAGGGGGAGGACCGCAAGCAGCACCGCCTGAACATCCTCGAACAGGAGAACGGCGTCTGGCGCTGTCAGACCCAGTTCTCGTGTACCGAGGTGTGCCCGAAGGACATCCCGCTCACCGAGCACATCCAGGAGCTGAAGCGCGAGGCCGTCAAGAGCAACCTGAAGTTCTGGTAG
- a CDS encoding succinate dehydrogenase hydrophobic membrane anchor subunit — protein MAERYSSFETGGRRWLWQRITAGFLVVVLAFHFFLLHFVNHADEVTFAMSSMRMQDLAYYSLMVLFLITATFHGVNGVYNALENQGLSGTPKQVVKYTLIAASLVLVVQGIRTANAWAGLPTF, from the coding sequence ATGGCCGAGCGCTACTCCTCCTTCGAGACGGGCGGTCGCCGCTGGCTGTGGCAGCGCATCACCGCCGGGTTCCTCGTCGTGGTGCTGGCGTTCCACTTCTTCCTGCTCCACTTCGTGAACCACGCCGACGAGGTGACGTTCGCGATGTCGAGCATGCGGATGCAGGACCTCGCGTACTACTCGCTGATGGTGCTGTTCCTGATCACGGCGACGTTCCACGGCGTCAACGGCGTGTACAACGCCCTCGAGAACCAGGGGCTGTCGGGCACGCCGAAACAGGTCGTCAAGTACACGCTGATCGCGGCGAGCCTGGTGCTCGTCGTCCAGGGGATCCGGACCGCGAACGCCTGGGCGGGCCTCCCCACCTTCTAA
- the sdhC gene encoding succinate dehydrogenase, cytochrome b556 subunit, whose protein sequence is MSQSYDRGLVEDFGRWREFSAGMWAWVFHKFTGWVLVGYLFTHIAVLSTAISAAGQSQATIAANNDVYTTVIVTLESLLVVRILEVGLLAVAVFHILNGCRLLLVDLGIGLDSQDKSFYASLILTGAIVVASVPTFLAGVF, encoded by the coding sequence ATGAGCCAGTCGTATGACAGGGGTCTCGTCGAGGACTTCGGGCGGTGGCGGGAGTTCTCGGCCGGGATGTGGGCTTGGGTGTTCCACAAGTTCACGGGCTGGGTGCTCGTGGGCTACCTCTTCACCCACATCGCGGTGCTGAGTACCGCCATCTCCGCGGCCGGACAGTCGCAGGCGACGATCGCGGCCAACAACGACGTGTACACCACGGTCATCGTCACGCTGGAGAGCCTGCTCGTCGTCCGTATCCTCGAGGTCGGACTGCTCGCGGTGGCCGTCTTCCACATCCTGAACGGGTGCCGGCTGCTGCTGGTCGACCTGGGGATCGGATTGGACAGCCAGGACAAGAGCTTCTACGCGTCGTTGATCCTGACGGGCGCCATCGTCGTCGCGTCGGTGCCGACGTTCCTCGCGGGGGTGTTCTGA
- a CDS encoding succinylglutamate desuccinylase/aspartoacylase family protein: protein MSDDGSFTYNGGRIDPGERQNLRFVVSETYLGDPVRIPVTIINGERPGPTAFLSAAAHGDELNGIEVVREVAHDWDLSALSGTLICLPVLNVPGFLAQQRYLPVYDRDLNRSFPGAADSTSAKRMAARIYTNFIEPCDFGLDFHTSTRGRTNMIHARADMGDSAVSRLARAYGTNVIIDSEGSSGMLRTEAVVDDVATITVEMGEAHRFQRALIDEALAGVRSVFAEYGMLEAESVRWPGWRTVITDQREKTWLRADAGGMVDMHFERGSLVHEGDTVCTITNPFKDDNVLIEAPFTGLLVGVLENPVVYPGNPLCHLVELDRRTRRVVEMEQSPSSGLH, encoded by the coding sequence ATGAGCGACGACGGGTCATTCACCTACAACGGTGGGCGGATCGACCCCGGCGAACGACAGAACCTCCGGTTCGTGGTGTCGGAGACGTATCTCGGCGACCCGGTTCGGATCCCCGTGACGATCATCAACGGCGAGCGCCCCGGGCCGACGGCGTTCCTCTCGGCGGCCGCCCACGGCGACGAACTCAACGGGATCGAGGTGGTGCGCGAGGTCGCCCACGACTGGGACCTCTCGGCGCTGTCGGGCACGCTGATCTGTCTCCCCGTGTTGAACGTCCCCGGCTTCCTCGCCCAGCAGCGCTACCTCCCGGTGTACGACCGCGACCTGAACCGGTCGTTCCCCGGCGCCGCCGACTCGACGAGCGCCAAGCGGATGGCCGCCCGCATCTACACGAACTTCATCGAGCCGTGCGACTTCGGGCTGGACTTCCACACGTCGACGCGGGGTCGGACGAACATGATCCACGCCCGCGCCGACATGGGCGACTCCGCGGTGTCGCGCCTCGCCCGCGCGTACGGGACGAACGTTATCATCGACAGCGAGGGCTCCTCCGGGATGCTCCGCACCGAGGCGGTCGTCGACGACGTCGCCACCATCACCGTCGAGATGGGGGAGGCCCACCGCTTCCAGCGCGCGCTCATCGACGAGGCGCTCGCGGGCGTCCGGTCGGTGTTCGCGGAGTACGGGATGCTGGAGGCAGAATCCGTCCGGTGGCCCGGCTGGCGCACCGTGATCACCGACCAGCGCGAGAAGACGTGGCTGCGCGCCGACGCGGGGGGCATGGTCGACATGCACTTCGAGCGCGGTTCGCTCGTCCACGAGGGCGACACCGTCTGCACGATCACGAACCCGTTCAAGGACGACAACGTCCTGATCGAGGCGCCGTTCACCGGCCTGCTCGTCGGCGTGCTGGAGAACCCGGTCGTCTACCCCGGCAACCCCCTGTGTCACCTCGTCGAGTTGGACCGCCGCACCCGACGGGTCGTCGAGATGGAGCAGAGTCCGAGCAGCGGGCTGCACTGA